The DNA region CATTAATTCGCTAAATCCTGGAATCCCAGCAGCAGGATTTATAACTGTCCTTGTTGCTGCATCCATTAAAATATCATACACCTCTTTTCCTCCGACCCTCTCAATCTGATTCTTGACAATCAATTCTTTCTCTTTGTCCGTTGGCATCAACATCCACAAAAGATATAAAGCAGCAAGCTCAGGATCCTTTGAAGAAGAAGCTATTGCCCAAGCAGAATCATCACCCTCATCAGCACTCTTCTTATTAGTATCAGGACCCTTTGGGAATGGAACCATGCCTAACTTTTTACCGAGAGCATTTCTCATATTAGAAATATCCCATGGACCCCAATAATCCATACAGGTGATGCCCTTTTGGAATCTCCCCTGAGGATCAGTCCACCAATCCGCAGGTCTCATCTTGTATTTTGCATCCATTTCATAAACAGCTTGAAATGCTTTATAGGCTTTTGGATTGTCAAGATTAAATACTGGTCTTCCACCCACATATTTTATAGGCATAACATCGTTAGTCCAAAGAAATGGAGCATACGTTCTCCAACTTGCATAAGCATATTGGTCTATTTTTCCATCACCATTAGTATCTTGAGTAAGCTGTTTACCTAAATTGAAAAAGGTCTCCCATGTCCATTTACCTTGTTTATAAAGTTCGAGAGGATCGGGTAGTCCTGCCATTTCAAATTTCTCTTTATTATAGTAAAGTATGTATGGGAATACATTATCGTTGTAGATATTAGTTACCGCATAAATCTGACCTCTCCAAGTAAAGTAATCAAGAATAGGTTTTCTAAAGCCTACAGCATTGTAAAGATCTTTATTATTGAAGTCAATATACCTATTTAAAGGAAGGAGCATCTTTTTCATCATCCAAGTAGGTTTTTGCCTACTATCAATATAAACAATATCACAACCAGAACCTGAAAGTATTGCAGCTGTCTGTTTCTCAACCTTAGTCTCCCAAGTTACATAAACTATTTTTACTTTTGCTCCTGTTATTTTTTCAAATTCTTCTCTTGCTTCTTTTGGTGATCTTACATCAGGAATACTACTCTTTTCTTCTTCAGGCCAATGTTGCCATACATAAATGGTCTTCCCTCTATATTTCTGAGTATCAATATTGAGCACATAATTTCCCACCTTATACTGATAAACCCTCTGTCCAAATCCTGGAACAAAAGTTAAAAAAGCAAAAAACACCAAGAAAAAAATTACAAAAATTTTACTTTTAGCCATTTTAAAACCTCCTCCCTCAAGGTTAATTTAAGAGAGATTAAATTTTTCAAGACTAAATTTAACTCTATCAATCCCCCTTTATTGTAAATATTTTCATTTGATTATACTAAATTTTATAATTTTTTATATGTATTCTCTAACACAATATTGCTACAAAATAGCATTATATTGTCTTAAATTACCTTAACAACTGTTTCAAGAGAAATTCCTGGGAAAAATTCAAAAATTATTTTAATATTCTTTATATTCTGATACTTTGATAGGTTCTCAAAAACGTGCTTCTTTACAACCACCTGAGAATCAACCACAGAAAAATCATCCCATCCTCTTAAATACGGTGTCCATGAATCTCTTATGGGTCTTCCTGTTTCTGCATCAAAAATTTTTATAGCACAAAGCTTTGTACCATTAAAAGCTATAATAAATCTTAAATCTATAGGAACCCCCCTTATAATATTAAAAGGTTTGTCAAGAAGCATGGGATCTTTATACTGTATTATACTTAAAGGATAGTCTGCACTTTCCGTAAACCTAAAGTTAAGGGTAGCCAATATACCATAATTTTGTGGTTTAACAATATTTTCTAAAAATTCCCTTTTAAGAATTACCTTGTCTGGAGACTCTTGAATATAATCTTTACCTTGCTGTAAAGTTTTTCCATTTAAATATATTCCAATCAAAGAATTTCCATTTAGTTCTATTTCTATATTCTCGTCCTTTATTTTATTTTCTCTAACATATAAGACCCCTGGATTTAAAAAAGCATTTCTTTTGCCATAAGAAGCATTTATAATAACTTTTATTGCTTGTTCATCTCTCCAAATCCTATTCCTACGATCATAATTCTCCCCATTATCCCAGTAAAAAGTTGCCATCTTGTACTTCTTAGCAACTCTAATAAGATTATCAAAATAGTACCATTCAGCAGGTTTATTACCATTAAAAAGCCCATATTCCCCAATGATAAAAGCGTAAGTAGGAAACTTTTCCTTTACAATTTTTATATCTTTATCCATCTGTTCCTTATCTCTCTCTGTGCCCCAGCTTTTTCTTCCCCACCAGTTAGCGGTAAAATCCCAGGGAGAGTAATAATGTATACCTATTATAATATTAGGATCCTTTGGAGGCACAAAATATTTTTCTGCTTTATATGTGTCAGTCCACAATGGA from Dictyoglomus turgidum DSM 6724 includes:
- a CDS encoding extracellular solute-binding protein, whose protein sequence is MAKSKIFVIFFLVFFAFLTFVPGFGQRVYQYKVGNYVLNIDTQKYRGKTIYVWQHWPEEEKSSIPDVRSPKEAREEFEKITGAKVKIVYVTWETKVEKQTAAILSGSGCDIVYIDSRQKPTWMMKKMLLPLNRYIDFNNKDLYNAVGFRKPILDYFTWRGQIYAVTNIYNDNVFPYILYYNKEKFEMAGLPDPLELYKQGKWTWETFFNLGKQLTQDTNGDGKIDQYAYASWRTYAPFLWTNDVMPIKYVGGRPVFNLDNPKAYKAFQAVYEMDAKYKMRPADWWTDPQGRFQKGITCMDYWGPWDISNMRNALGKKLGMVPFPKGPDTNKKSADEGDDSAWAIASSSKDPELAALYLLWMLMPTDKEKELIVKNQIERVGGKEVYDILMDAATRTVINPAAGIPGFSELMDQIDTANPAKSIKALKPKFEAAINAVLEGLK
- a CDS encoding cellulase family glycosylhydrolase, whose amino-acid sequence is MKEVLIIVLLILICLGSGKLYAITYKGSFHYIDPHKAIEEMDPGWNLGNALDAIPDETSWGNPRTEEYVFEDIKKTGFKSVRIPVTWIDHMGPAPNYRVDEDWMNRVEEVVNMALRKDLYVIINVHHDSWRWLSKEMKSDKEATIDKLEKLWLQIADRFKDYSEKLIFEIINEPTYEGFSEEEAGALQNEVNERILKVIRNSGGYNDKRLVVVPPLWTDTYKAEKYFVPPKDPNIIIGIHYYSPWDFTANWWGRKSWGTERDKEQMDKDIKIVKEKFPTYAFIIGEYGLFNGNKPAEWYYFDNLIRVAKKYKMATFYWDNGENYDRRNRIWRDEQAIKVIINASYGKRNAFLNPGVLYVRENKIKDENIEIELNGNSLIGIYLNGKTLQQGKDYIQESPDKVILKREFLENIVKPQNYGILATLNFRFTESADYPLSIIQYKDPMLLDKPFNIIRGVPIDLRFIIAFNGTKLCAIKIFDAETGRPIRDSWTPYLRGWDDFSVVDSQVVVKKHVFENLSKYQNIKNIKIIFEFFPGISLETVVKVI